The following coding sequences lie in one Arachis hypogaea cultivar Tifrunner chromosome 9, arahy.Tifrunner.gnm2.J5K5, whole genome shotgun sequence genomic window:
- the LOC112712951 gene encoding protein GAMETOPHYTE DEFECTIVE 1-like isoform X1 has product MPLLHSVVAVCYDNPIFKTYDLVAIKPSTRATFDMACRKSEVDIITVDFSKGMLFKMMENMVKVDAECLMEWIQGRNVIFSSSAPSVNLLRGPSDAANLLSLLGISKERARDAISKNCRSCCGSDM; this is encoded by the exons ATGCCGCTGTTGCACTCTGTTGTTGCCGTCTGCTACGACAACCCTATCTTCAAGACCTACGATCTCGTTGCCATTAAGCCCTCCACTCGGGCCACATTCGATATGGCATGCCGGAAATCGGAG GTAGATATCATTACGGTTGACTTTTCGAAGGGGATGCTGTTTAAAATGATGGAGAACATGGTTAAAGTTGATGCCGAG TGTTTGATGGAGTGGATTCAGGGAAGAAACGTTATCTTTTCAAGTTCTGCTCCTTCGGTGAATCTTCTTAGAGGACCTTCTGATGCTGCAAACTTATTGTCCTTATTGGGAATCTCCAAGGAGCGAGCTAGAGATGCTATTTCTAAAAATTGTAG GAGCTGTTGTGGAAGTGACATGTGA
- the LOC112712951 gene encoding protein GAMETOPHYTE DEFECTIVE 1-like isoform X2, whose amino-acid sequence MPLLHSVVAVCYDNPIFKTYDLVAIKPSTRATFDMACRKSEVDIITVDFSKGMLFKMMENMVKVDAECLMEWIQGRNVIFSSSAPSVNLLRGPSDAANLLSLLGISKERARDAISKN is encoded by the exons ATGCCGCTGTTGCACTCTGTTGTTGCCGTCTGCTACGACAACCCTATCTTCAAGACCTACGATCTCGTTGCCATTAAGCCCTCCACTCGGGCCACATTCGATATGGCATGCCGGAAATCGGAG GTAGATATCATTACGGTTGACTTTTCGAAGGGGATGCTGTTTAAAATGATGGAGAACATGGTTAAAGTTGATGCCGAG TGTTTGATGGAGTGGATTCAGGGAAGAAACGTTATCTTTTCAAGTTCTGCTCCTTCGGTGAATCTTCTTAGAGGACCTTCTGATGCTGCAAACTTATTGTCCTTATTGGGAATCTCCAAGGAGCGAGCTAGAGATGCTATTTCTAAAAATT GA